One genomic window of Salmo salar chromosome ssa12, Ssal_v3.1, whole genome shotgun sequence includes the following:
- the LOC106565781 gene encoding ubiquitin carboxyl-terminal hydrolase CYLD isoform X2, producing the protein MESKTEGKEKFFIVTRGKARKGFARGCIGRVEAEMQKGELMGLLYGGGSSGGNPKSGGMVKMEDTYPLTCHQAQLLLFVSPSSKRLELLCNPQLFLAICVLSQDDLVVVKHKKGHQPGLVRNLMLIGKKENQGDLLMLGFEVEFVQDSNQTVSSKKPAPLPLFSAADIVQVVPAYSVGLGPRWKDSHSEGLNRKAVSRINSMPNMGSRGRQVRDVDESVTPPESLSHHTFDVGSLVEVTSNTGITVYGVIQWMGVLSENKNDWAGIELDYEVNNCSDGTYGGQRYFTCKGGRALFLPLTKCSPDGRFLCPRSEKETLKVTNILPVTPLEETDENVPPIPESEALSLLVGKMKGIQGHYNSCYLDATLFSLFSSSMTLDSVCHKPADTEQSISRSLRKDIVNCLRRQGFVPAESVMNFRKQLGCDTFVTEEKDPEEFITILLQRVLCMEPLLKLRLNNDTSQDAYTFQIILDKEQVTQTPTVQQLLDTSFLSCGLKFEEIPSCLMVQMPRFGKKYKMFPHIIPSTELDITDLLYNSPRECFLCGRLAEYECPQCLQDRKLQPGRVKQYCTTCKTQVHTHPCRKGHCPRALAVPAEVPADAPLPRHMMQLFAVLCIHTSHYVSFVKYGLGPRSWLFFDSMADRCGDDHSGYNIPEIRACPEVGDFLSQSEEELVWADPSQAGELVRRLLCDSYMCLYQSASMALYR; encoded by the exons ATGGAATCAAAAACTGAAGGGAAGGAGAAGTTCTTTATAGTGACACGTGGGAAGGCGAGAAAAGGCTTCGCCAGAGGATGTATTGGCCGTGTGGAGGCAGAGATGCAGAAGGGAGAGCTGATGGGACTGTTGTACGGAGGTGGCAGCAGTGGGGGTAACCCTAAGAGTGGGGGCATGGTGAAGATGGAGGACACATACCCCCTCACCTGCCACCAGGCCCAGCTGCTGCTCTTCGTGTCCCCTTCCAGCAAACGCCTGGAGCTCCTGTGTAACCCCCAGCTTTTTTTGGCTATCTGTGTGCTGTCTCAGGATGACCTGGTGGTAGTTAAGCACAAGAAGGGTCACCAACCAGGGCTGGTTAGGAACCTAATGCTGATCGGTAAGAAGGAGAACCAAGGGGACCTGCTGATGCTgggctttgaggttgagtttgtA CAAGACTCTAATCAAACAGTGTCATCTAAGAAGCCCGCCCCTCTTCCCCTGTTCAGTGCAGCAGACATTGTCCAGGTTGTCCCAGCGTACTCTGTAGGCCTTGGCCCTCGCTGGAAAGACAGTCATTCAGAGG GTCTAAACAGAAAGGCGGTGTCACGTATCAACTCCATGCCTAATATGGGATCTCGTGGACGACAAGTGAGAGATGTAGACGAGAGTGTCACCCCACCCGAAAGCCTGTCACACCACACTTTTGATGTGGGATCCCTGGTGGAGGTAACGTCCAACACTGGGATCACTGTATATGGGGTAATCCAGTGGATGGGCGTCCTTTCAGAAAATAAAAACGACTGGGCCGGAATTGAGCTG GATTATGAGGTGAATAATTGCTCAGACGGGACGTATGGAGGCCAGCGGTATTTCACTTGTAAAGGGGGCAGGGCCTTATTTCTGCCCCTAACAAAGTGCAGTCCAGATGGAAGGTTCTTATGTCCCCGCTCTGAAAAGGAGACCCTCAAAGTCACAAATATCCTCCCAG TCACTCCATTGGAGGAAACCGATGAGAATGTCCCTCCTATCCCTGAGTCGGAAGCCTTGTCTTTGCTCGTGGGCAAGATGAAGGGGATCCAGGGGCACTACAACTCCTGCTACCTCGATGCCACTCTCTTCAG TCTGTTCAGCTCATCCATGACCCTGGACAGTGTTTGCCACAAACCAGCTGACACAGAACAGAGCATATCTCGCTCTCTGAGGAAAGACATCGTTAACTGTTTGCGCCG ACAAGGTTTTGTGCCTGCTGAGAGTGTAATGAACTTCCGCAAGCAACTCGGCTGTGACACCTTTGTAACAGAAGAGAAAG ACCCTGAAGAGTTCATCACAATCCTTCTACAGCGGGTGCTGTGCATGGAGCCATTGCTTAAACTCAG ATTGAATAATGACACATCTCAGGATGCCTACACATTCCAGATTATTCTGGATAAGGAGCAGGTGACACAGACTCCCACGGTTCAGCAGCTGCTGGATACCTCCTTCCTGTCTTGTGGCCTCAAGTTTGAGGAG ATCCCATCCTGTCTCATGGTCCAGATGCCAAGGTTTGGGAAAAAGTACAAGATGTTCCCCCACATCATCCCCTCAACAGAGCTTGACATCACAGATCTTCTGTACAACT CCCCCCGAGAGTGCTTCCTCTGTGGGCGTTTGGCAGAGTATGAGTGCCCCCAGTGCCTACAGGACCGCAAGCTCCAGCCAGGAAGAGTCAAACAGTACTGCACTACTTGCAAGACACAG GTGCACACTCATCCGTGTCGGAAGGGCCACTGCCCTAGAGCCCTGGCAGTGCCAGCGGAGGTTCCGGCAGATGCCCCTTTACCCAGGCACATGATGCAGTTGTTCGCTGTGCTCTGCATCCATACCAGCCACTATGTGTCTTTTGTGAAGTATGGGCTTGGCCCTCGCTCTTGGCTCTTCTTCGACAGCATGGCAGACAGATGTG GTGATGACCACAGTGGCTACAACATTCCAGAGATCAGGGCTTGTCCCGAGGTGGGTGACTTCCTGTCTCAGTCAGAGGAGGAGCTAGTGTGGGCTGACCCCTCCCAGGCTGGAGAGCTTGTCCGCAGGCTGCTGTGTGACTCCTACATGTGTTTGTACCAGAGCGCATCCATGGCACTCTACAGATAA
- the LOC106565781 gene encoding ubiquitin carboxyl-terminal hydrolase CYLD isoform X1 has translation MESKTEGKEKFFIVTRGKARKGFARGCIGRVEAEMQKGELMGLLYGGGSSGGNPKSGGMVKMEDTYPLTCHQAQLLLFVSPSSKRLELLCNPQLFLAICVLSQDDLVVVKHKKGHQPGLVRNLMLIGKKENQGDLLMLGFEVEFVQDSNQTVSSKKPAPLPLFSAADIVQVVPAYSVGLGPRWKDSHSEGLNRKAVSRINSMPNMGSRGRQVRDVDESVTPPESLSHHTFDVGSLVEVTSNTGITVYGVIQWMGVLSENKNDWAGIELDYEVNNCSDGTYGGQRYFTCKGGRALFLPLTKCSPDGRFLCPRSEKETLKVTNILPVTPLEETDENVPPIPESEALSLLVGKMKGIQGHYNSCYLDATLFSLFSSSMTLDSVCHKPADTEQSISRSLRKDIVNCLRRQGFVPAESVMNFRKQLGCDTFVTEEKVSLISRLPADPEEFITILLQRVLCMEPLLKLRLNNDTSQDAYTFQIILDKEQVTQTPTVQQLLDTSFLSCGLKFEEIPSCLMVQMPRFGKKYKMFPHIIPSTELDITDLLYNSPRECFLCGRLAEYECPQCLQDRKLQPGRVKQYCTTCKTQVHTHPCRKGHCPRALAVPAEVPADAPLPRHMMQLFAVLCIHTSHYVSFVKYGLGPRSWLFFDSMADRCGDDHSGYNIPEIRACPEVGDFLSQSEEELVWADPSQAGELVRRLLCDSYMCLYQSASMALYR, from the exons ATGGAATCAAAAACTGAAGGGAAGGAGAAGTTCTTTATAGTGACACGTGGGAAGGCGAGAAAAGGCTTCGCCAGAGGATGTATTGGCCGTGTGGAGGCAGAGATGCAGAAGGGAGAGCTGATGGGACTGTTGTACGGAGGTGGCAGCAGTGGGGGTAACCCTAAGAGTGGGGGCATGGTGAAGATGGAGGACACATACCCCCTCACCTGCCACCAGGCCCAGCTGCTGCTCTTCGTGTCCCCTTCCAGCAAACGCCTGGAGCTCCTGTGTAACCCCCAGCTTTTTTTGGCTATCTGTGTGCTGTCTCAGGATGACCTGGTGGTAGTTAAGCACAAGAAGGGTCACCAACCAGGGCTGGTTAGGAACCTAATGCTGATCGGTAAGAAGGAGAACCAAGGGGACCTGCTGATGCTgggctttgaggttgagtttgtA CAAGACTCTAATCAAACAGTGTCATCTAAGAAGCCCGCCCCTCTTCCCCTGTTCAGTGCAGCAGACATTGTCCAGGTTGTCCCAGCGTACTCTGTAGGCCTTGGCCCTCGCTGGAAAGACAGTCATTCAGAGG GTCTAAACAGAAAGGCGGTGTCACGTATCAACTCCATGCCTAATATGGGATCTCGTGGACGACAAGTGAGAGATGTAGACGAGAGTGTCACCCCACCCGAAAGCCTGTCACACCACACTTTTGATGTGGGATCCCTGGTGGAGGTAACGTCCAACACTGGGATCACTGTATATGGGGTAATCCAGTGGATGGGCGTCCTTTCAGAAAATAAAAACGACTGGGCCGGAATTGAGCTG GATTATGAGGTGAATAATTGCTCAGACGGGACGTATGGAGGCCAGCGGTATTTCACTTGTAAAGGGGGCAGGGCCTTATTTCTGCCCCTAACAAAGTGCAGTCCAGATGGAAGGTTCTTATGTCCCCGCTCTGAAAAGGAGACCCTCAAAGTCACAAATATCCTCCCAG TCACTCCATTGGAGGAAACCGATGAGAATGTCCCTCCTATCCCTGAGTCGGAAGCCTTGTCTTTGCTCGTGGGCAAGATGAAGGGGATCCAGGGGCACTACAACTCCTGCTACCTCGATGCCACTCTCTTCAG TCTGTTCAGCTCATCCATGACCCTGGACAGTGTTTGCCACAAACCAGCTGACACAGAACAGAGCATATCTCGCTCTCTGAGGAAAGACATCGTTAACTGTTTGCGCCG ACAAGGTTTTGTGCCTGCTGAGAGTGTAATGAACTTCCGCAAGCAACTCGGCTGTGACACCTTTGTAACAGAAGAGAAAG TGTCTCTGATTTCTCGCCTCCCTGCAGACCCTGAAGAGTTCATCACAATCCTTCTACAGCGGGTGCTGTGCATGGAGCCATTGCTTAAACTCAG ATTGAATAATGACACATCTCAGGATGCCTACACATTCCAGATTATTCTGGATAAGGAGCAGGTGACACAGACTCCCACGGTTCAGCAGCTGCTGGATACCTCCTTCCTGTCTTGTGGCCTCAAGTTTGAGGAG ATCCCATCCTGTCTCATGGTCCAGATGCCAAGGTTTGGGAAAAAGTACAAGATGTTCCCCCACATCATCCCCTCAACAGAGCTTGACATCACAGATCTTCTGTACAACT CCCCCCGAGAGTGCTTCCTCTGTGGGCGTTTGGCAGAGTATGAGTGCCCCCAGTGCCTACAGGACCGCAAGCTCCAGCCAGGAAGAGTCAAACAGTACTGCACTACTTGCAAGACACAG GTGCACACTCATCCGTGTCGGAAGGGCCACTGCCCTAGAGCCCTGGCAGTGCCAGCGGAGGTTCCGGCAGATGCCCCTTTACCCAGGCACATGATGCAGTTGTTCGCTGTGCTCTGCATCCATACCAGCCACTATGTGTCTTTTGTGAAGTATGGGCTTGGCCCTCGCTCTTGGCTCTTCTTCGACAGCATGGCAGACAGATGTG GTGATGACCACAGTGGCTACAACATTCCAGAGATCAGGGCTTGTCCCGAGGTGGGTGACTTCCTGTCTCAGTCAGAGGAGGAGCTAGTGTGGGCTGACCCCTCCCAGGCTGGAGAGCTTGTCCGCAGGCTGCTGTGTGACTCCTACATGTGTTTGTACCAGAGCGCATCCATGGCACTCTACAGATAA